The genomic stretch AAAAGACCAAGGTTGTTAATAAAGAAGTAAAACATAGCTccattttggcatttttccaCCACACTGAGTAGCCTGTGATATTTGTTTATAAGGCCACAGTCATTCCCATTTTCACGATATCCTACATAAGCCTGAAGCCAGACGACGAACCTAAATATTACAAGTTGCAACCTGCCTGGGTCTTTGGCATATGAGTCTCACCTTTGGACAAAGTGAGCTTGTCCTGCATGGAGGTAAAAGGTAGCCTCGTTTACGGTGCTATAAAACGCCAACAGATAAAGTGGCCCATCAAGTTTGACTACTGATTCATACTATgagagatattttttttttttttttttttttaaagtgtatCCTGTGTTGTAACTCGAATTAACAGTGCAGTCACATCTACAAGTAATGCGTCCTTGCTGACGCCGATATCATCGTGCAGAGAAGGCAGGTTTGTCCGACTTACCATGTAGGTTTGCAGCAATacatagaaataaaacagacgTCAATAAGAAAAAAGTTTGCCCTGCACGGAACTTCATGGTGATCGTCTGTGCACGCACTGAAACACTCTGCTGGAAAAGCGCAGAAACGATGTCACCTCCTGTGACCCTCCCCCTTTTACCATTGACCGAGGCAGTGCTCCAACTAATGTTACGATATGATACGAGTCATCAGATTTTACATAACGACCAGTGATTAACAGATATCAGATGCTCCGCCTCCGAACATCACCCTGACCCACTGGCCTCGATGGCTcaaagtgttttctgtccaaaggtttctttcatcttgtctttctgtaaactaaaacaaaatattgtACTGACTGTCTTGGCTAAATAAGAACCGTATCATTGACTTACAAATTTATTACACTTCCATCAAGAACaagacaaaagtaaaaatatcttgtttgcaggagagaagaagatCTCACATGAGCCACATATATGCAGGTGATATTTGGAAATTTAATTTTTCAGAGTAGCAATGAGCATATTGTTGCACCTGACCAGagaaaagtttggacacacccTCTAgttcaatgtgtttttcttactttctttatTGTGGATGAATACCAAAGACATCCAAACTTTGAAATGACGTGCAATTATACAGTAAACaataaagaagaaacaaagcaaaatatgttCTCATCATTGCATTTGTTTCAATGTCTAAGTATAAATACACTTGTTGAGTATTCCTTCGAAGCATTAACTTCATGTCAGTCATGGTTGGCCTTTGTGCTGAAGGCTGTTGGCTCAAGCTTTGGTATTGACCTTTGGGCCTTCTCTTCActgcctttttcttcctctgaacaGTGGCTGCACATACGGTGTCCAGTTCATGCCTTGGTGTCGGAGAAGCGACTAGTTAAATCATTAAAGAAATATTACATATGCAAGCAAACAAAGTGGAGGTATCTGATGATGTCAGTGCCTTTCTACCACATATGTCCTTTTGAACTTTAAGATTTTATAAAAATATTCCCTGAAGCAGTATGCCATGGATTCAAAATGAACTGTTAAAATACCCTACTGTCACAACACATaacttcattcattattcacatCACATTAGTTTTAACAATggtttcacagtgtgtgtgatgcagttTTGGATGATTTGTGTAAAACgggatcattaaaaaaaacttagaATGGAGAAAGGAGAGGCGACTGTTCTACAGCTCGCTGGGCTCCTTCTCACTAAGTTGTCAGATCTTCTCCGGGAGGGTCTGAGTGAAGAAGACAAACTGGTCCTTCTTCAAGTGCTGACCTGCTGCCTGATCCTTTGCACCAATTTCCAAGTAGCCTTCTTCTGCTCCATACTTTGGCCAATGGACAAGACCTTTCCCATTAGgagacctacacacacacacacaatcagaaaCAAGTTTGTcttatctctgtgtgtatgaTAACTTTGAATGGGGATTAATTCCTACCCTGTGCGAGCAAAGTTGCCCCAGTATCTCATCATGGTTTTGCTcaactgctcctcctcttcagagcaTGCACCTTCTGTAAAATAAAGATAATCTGGTAAAACACTTTGCACTTTCCAGAAGCAAACCCAGCTCTCTGATGGGCTGTTGAAATAGTGATTTTTAGATTGAATTTACCTGGTAATTTGACATGAGTAGTTGTGAAGCAGAATGCGAATACTGTGAAGATTTCATCTCCATGGTCACTCCTAACAAAGCTTGGCCGTTTTGCCTGCAGGAATTTGGGAGGATGGAGGTACTCGTACAGGTACACGGAGGCACCTGCATCTAGTAGTAGACAAGTGAGTGTGATATTATGTTTTGATGATAGTTTCTGACAGTAAATAGATAAATTCTTGTGTAAATAAGCTACCTCTGTGGGCATTGGCAGCCTTGATGGCTGGAATGGTGAACATCACATCTCCAATCACCTCAGTGAACCCATCTCTGTTTTTCACACGATCTTCACCAGTTCCAACATATTCATCCAATATCAAATCACGTATGATTGCATGTTTGGGCTTGAGAAAACGAGCAACATATCTGTCAGACAAGTTTgagcaaaatgaaacagagtGGCATTGTACTGTCAGGCAGTCTCTTTCTTACATCAGGGAAGAAGATGGAAATCACGTTCATGAACTGCTCCCGATCCATTCCCTCTGTCCAGTTTGGAGGAGCAAAGAGCTGAAGGATGACACAGCTGCTATtaccatttcaaacaaaaacactgttttatgACCTTATGTGGGAATCTGAAACAATTCAACATCCACACTTACATCAGCAAGTATCCAGCCCCCTTCATGATCATTAACACCAGTCATGAACGGCACAGTGAGAAGTTCATGTTTATGGAACAGCTCATCCACAGGTTTTCTCAGGAAGTGTCCATCAACATTTATGGGATATCTTAATTTTTCATCCTTGAGAGAAGGAAACGTTTAATACAAAAAGTTGAGATaaagacaacataaaaacagctgcatcatAATAATCTCATCaagtcagtcagtgtcagttCTATATACGATATCTCACCTGTGCAATAGTCACAATAGCACTGATATCAAGGTTTTTGATGCATTCAGCCATCTTCTCTGTGCTTTCGAGGCTACAGCCAGATACATTTGCTATCATCTGAGGACAACAATTTAGAAAACAAAGATGTTGTGATATTGTCAATATTGTGAACAAAGTCAAGATacgtaacacacacagataaacactgaTAATCCACCTGAGTCACTGGCAGAGGATCAACAAGTACATCAATTGCAGCAGTGCCACTCTCAGCAATGGCACGGTGGACCAGGCCATGAGACAGTGGTGAGAGAAGCTGTTGATTTAagtgacaggaaagaggaaaggtTCTGTGAGCAGCAAAACTGTGCAACACTTGCAAAGACAGTGCTTTATCTGCAGAATGATTCTTACCAGGAGGGATGCGCTCATTCCACCAGCAGATTGCCCAAATATAGTGACTAAATCAGGGTCTCCTCCAAAGTTGTGAATGTGCTCTTGGGTCCACCTCAAAGCTTGGATCTGGTCCAGCAGACCAAAGTTCCCTGACAAGTGCTCGTCTCCAGTGCTGGATAGAACATATAATTATCATCTGCCAGGCTACGTTTACACCAGCTGGTAAAAGTGACTGCAGTTTTGAACTGTTGTCACATGTGGCACAGATAGCACATTCATTCTAACTGTGCTTAGTGACTTGTGGCTTTTTACCTGAGAAAGCCCAGAAGTCCCAAGCGGTACTGGATGAGAACAACAACCACATCCTGGTATGCAGCCAGGGCGGAGCCGTCAAACATTGAAGCTGACCCCATAATAAATGCTCCACCATGGATCCAGACCATGACCTGGTAGGAAATAAGCACCTTTTTACTTTATTCTAACTGAGCTCATAAGAATATCGGTTCAACTACATTAAACGTCACAAAGAATTaaatctgaataaaacacagatcTCATGGTGACAAATTGAGTATTAAGAGGAAATCCCTTTACAGTCTGGCCATCATAGATTCTTCAAAAGCAATCAAGCCACCTCATCCAAGAACACGATTCAAAGCTGAATCTTAGTGAGGGAGCAGCACCACTCCAAACCTGCAGCAAAGGGTTCTTACAGGGAGCTTGGCATTGGGAGCTCTGTTTGCAGGAGTGTAAATGTTGAGGTAAAGACAGTCTTCCGAAATGTCTGGAACATCTGCCAACAGCATACCCATTTGATCAAGTAGATCATAAAAAAGCTGTTTAttctgaacacacctgaaaaagagacatttttgtcAGTACATACTGAACATTATTTGTCCAAGTGCAGTATGCAACAATTGAAGGGCATGATTGCCTTACATGGGTGGCTGCTGGGTGGCGTGCCTCATTCCTTCCCATCCCTCCACTGGTTGAGGTGCAGCCAGTCTCAGAGCAGGGCCTATGGGTGGCTTGGCAAATGGGATACCCAGGTAGGCATGGACCCCAGTCTCCTTCCCCTTTACACTCACATATGCACCTCTCAGGCTGCCGAGCTTTGTGTGGACTTCAGGCACTGTCAAGATATTAAGACTTAGTCAGAATCATAATGTGACACTTCACACTTGATCGAGTCAATTTCCAATTCCAGTAAAAAATATCATCATGCAAATATGCAACACTGTGTTGTTGGTTGGAGGTAGCTTATGATGAAAATGGCAAGTGTTACATAATACAACAATTTTCCATTTGACTTCAGCTATAGTGAGCAATGTGCGAGACACACTGTTCCTGTCTCCATAGTAATTTGACAATGTCACCTGAGGCTTGGGGGCAGTTTCCTCCCCAACTAAATTTTTCACTACTGAAGCTGCAATTTTACACAAGTAATTTTTTGTCCAAAAATTTCTGACAGATTAGTCATCAGTGGAAATAATTGTTAGCTGGAGTTCTAAAGGTGACAGTTGGGAAgcctagtttttttttttttttttaattaagcacCTTATTAATATAGGTGGGGTCCACTGTGGCACATTGAAGTTGCAGTTTTGCAATGCAATCAATGATGCATTTTGTATGTGTTAATATCCTATTTCAATACAGGTTTAAATAATTTGACTTAATTGGATGCTAGCTATTTATGTGAAATTGTGGCCTTTGGGTTCATTTTTAAAGTTGTGTTGACCTAATCTGTTGGTTAAAATTAGAGTTATTACAATAGAAATGATGGTGAAAACTAAAAGTTGTTAAATAAGAAGTAAAATGTGGCTCCATTCTGGCATTTTTCCACCACACTGAGTAGCCTGCAATATTTGTTTATAAGGCCACAGTCATTTCCACTTTCATGATGTCCTACATCAGCCTGGAGCCAGAAGATAAGCCTAAATATTACAAGTTGCAACCTGCCTGGGTCTGTACATCATGAGTTTCACCTTTGGACAAAGTGAGcttgtatgtatgtaggtaAATGGTAACCTTGTTTAAGGtgcaacaaaacatttaaagtgGCCCATCAAGTTTAACTACTGATTCATTACTGTGAGAGATGCATTGAAAAACAGATATCCTGTGGTTTGAGTGTTGTAACTCGAATTAACAGTGCAGTCACATCTACAAATAACACGTTCTTATTGATGCCGATATGATTGTGCAAAGAAGGCAGGTTTGTCCTACTTACCATGTaggtctgcagcagcacagagaaataaaacagacgTCATTATGAAAAAAGTTTGCCCTGCACGGAACTTCATGGTGGTCATCTGTGTACGCACTGAAACACTCTACAAAGAACAGTGATTAACAGACAACTAATCCACCGCCTCTTGACATGACCCCGCCTCCTGGCTGCTATGGTTAAAAGCGTTTTCTGAAAAATTTGAACAAAATCTTGTTTGActtgtctgtcttcattttagGCTAAATAAGCAGTGCATCTATTCCATGCCAAATAGTTACACCCCAATTTTGACATTGATGCAGGGGTTGTGAACTCTAGTTGTTCAGAATGTCAATGCACACCTGATCAGAGAAAGTTAGAACCACAACACAAGTTTGGAGAAGAAGGGTTTCATGGTTGACATCAGAATCAGAACTAGAATTGGCTTTATTTGCAAAGtatgtgtgcaaacacaagAAATGTGACTCTGGATTTGACATTGGACTGAATGTATTTGCATagggaaaaaagacacacaaagcaaaaaggCAGAACAATAAGTTCAGCAGTGCAAACATAGCTTGTGTAACTGAGATAACTCAATATTGGGTGGATAGTGAACATAcagtttatgttgtttttaactACAGCCTATGATGGCTTGCTACTTCGGAGGCATATATCCTTGCTGACAAGCAAatgacatttatgttttttttgcttGGATTGCAAAgcgctgttttttgttttttttttgcaacactCGTGCTGCACGTCAGAATCAATTGCAGAAATGACCCTTTAAATATTGTGCTCCTTTTAGCCTTAAATTCGGGTCAGTGGATCGCTGTCCGTCAGCTCTCGGTCAAACAAATCCATAACGCGAGACCCCATCTCGTTGCCTTTCACAACCAAATTCTATCAAGACTTGGCCAATCAGAATCCACCCCACTACTTCACAATTTTACCAGCAAGCCCCGCTCACTGCCCAACCGAAATCAATGTCCCTGGGCCTCTCTAAATTCGTTTGCACTGACatattttgctgtatttttagtAAGTTAATCCTCACTGTATTGTCTCGAACTTGTAATATTATAGCATTAAGTTAAATTATCGAAAATATGTGGTTTCCATGAAGTGGTAGTGAGCTACATGTACAGTTAATGACGGGTTGGCTCCTTGGTACCAACACTGACGTTATCCATCCTGAGTCCAAGATGGCAATAACATAGTTCACAGTTTCCTAATGTaattgatatattttttttattttatttggatCCCCAGTTAGCTAAAACAGGCCAAAATACATATGTATTGATCAGTCAGTGTATTGGGATTGCTTGCGGAGTATGCTAATTTTGCCAGAGTATTGTGGTATACAAGTTGTGGCATGAGAAGAGCAATTgagaataatgaataataatgaatgaactACACTACTGTCCAAAAGTGcaaaatgaatagaaaatatTATCAAGACATTGACGGGATtacaaataatgttttttttatttgaaataataatttTGTCCTTCAAACTTTGCTTTCATTAAAGAATTCTCCATTTGCAGCAATTACAGCCTAGCACACCTTTGGTTCATTCTAGCTGTCAATTTGTTGAGGTAATCTGAAGAAATTTCACCCCACACTTCCTGAAGCACCTCCCACAAGTTGGATTGGCTTTATGGGCGCTTCTTACGTACCATACGGTCAAGCTGCTCCCACAACAGCTCAACAGGGTTGAGATCTGGTCACTGAGTTGGCCACTTCattacagacaaaaaaagcTGACTGCTTCTTCCCTAAATAGTTCTTGCATAGTTTGGAGGTgtgctttgggtcattgtcttgttatAGGAGGAAATTGACTCCAATCAAGCGCTGTCCACAGGGTGTGGCATGGTGTTGCAAAATGGAGTGGTAGCCTTCCTTATACAAAATTCCTTTTAAGTTGTTCAAATCTCCCACTTTACCAGCACCCCCCCCCCAGACCATCACATTGCCTCCACCATGCTTGACAGATGGTGTCAGGCACTCCTCCAACATCTTTTCACTTGTTCTAAATGTTCTTCTGTGTGATCCAAACACCTCAAACTGGACTCGTCTGTCCataactttttgtttttccaatgtTCCTCTGTCCAATGTCTGTGTTCTTTTGCCCATCTtaatcttttccttttattggCCAGTCACAGATACGGCTTTTTCTTTGCCACTCTGCCTAGAAGGCCAGCATCCTGGAGTCGCCAATTCACTGTGGACATTGAGACTGGCATTTTGCAGGTACCATTTGATGAAGCTGCCAGTTGAGGACCTGTGAGACGTCTATTTCTCAAACTAGAGACTCTAATGTACTTGTCCTCTTGCTTAGTTGTGCACCGGGTCCTCCCGCTTCTCTTTCTATTCTGGTTAGAGCCCGTTTGTGTTGTTCTCTGAAGGGAGTAGTACACACCGTTGtaagaaatgttcagtttcttgGCAATTTCTCACATGGAATAGCCCTCATTTCTCAGAACAAGAAAGTTCTCTTTTTCTGGCCATTTTGAGAGTATAATCGAACCCACAAATACTGATACTCCAGATACTCAACAAGCTCAAAGGAAGGCCAGTTTTATAGCTTCTCTAATCAGCACAACGGTTTTCAGCTGTGCTGACATAATTGCACAAGGGATTTCTAATCATTAATTAACCTTTTAACACGATTAGCTAACACAATGTACCATTAGAACACAGGAGTGAATGTTGCTGGAAATGGGCCTCTGTACACTTATGTAGATATTCCATTAAAAATTAGCCGTTTGCAGCTAGAATAGTCATTTACCACATTAACAATGTTTAGACTATATTTCTGATTAATTTAATGTTATCttcattgaaaaaaacaaacagtgcttttctttaaaaaataagaaCATTTCTAAGTGACCCCAAACTTTTGAACAATGGTGTGTATAAGTCCAGTAGTGTACTTACTGATAGCTTGTGATGAGAAATAACTGTGAAcagctttttcatttgcatgagAAGTAGTCATAGACTTCAGCtaagtttcatttatttcagattcattagATGGGAGTTCGGGATGCAAGGATAAAAAACAAGGATGCAAGGCTTTATTTTCATATGCAGAGATAAACAGGTTATCAAATGCTGTGCTGTATTTCTCCTCTATagtaaaacaaacactaaaaagtTGAAAAGAATGCATACATGAATACAACCATCCATGCATAGTGAGGAGAGACTAAGAATAAGCATTACACCTATATGATGTGCATTATAAGAGGTCATGCCAagcatattgttttttttgtttgtttgttttttttgttactaTACATAATGGATCCAAAATTTAAGAGGAGGGGGGGATGAGCATGTCAGCCTGTTTTCTTAAGGCGTTGCCAAGAAAATTAAGGGGGGAGAAATGGCCATAGGCCTGAGCTTGTCCAGTGACAGAGTTCTGGTTAGAGTCTGCAAGGACTTCTGTTCTGCATCATGGAGGGCAGCCCAATAATGACCAGCATCAAGGCTGGATCTGATTCCAGCCTTGGTCCCCAGCTCAAACCCTCCACTCAGACTTCAGACTTCCAGGGATGAGGCACTGATCTGCACTCATCAAGGTCAAAACATGTTCGAACCAAGTTGTAAGAACTGCTACATACTCTATATAATgaatacacaacaacacagaagacGGTTATGTAAAGTTCCTCAAAGCTCCTGCATAACAAATTAGTAACTCATCACTTACATCATCTCTAATCAGACTATTTTCAAAGGAGtgcaaaatgagaaaaataagcaACTATCAGTGAACAATGCATTTCCCCTGCAATCTAATGTGCTGGTGCATTGGTATTAGTCTTACTTATTTAACAGCTATGTAGCTTCCCAGTTATTTTTGAAGTTCTCATTTATGAGAGAAGAATTTTCAAAGCCACTTCTCCAGGCAACCAAACCAGCTCACCAACTTCTGCCTGCCTTCTAATCTCTGGTTCCTGTTGCTCTTCTCAGACATGCAGGAGCTTGCATGACAAATGACTGTCACAAGAAGAAcacacaagaggaggagagcgccATAAGGAAGAGGAGGTACACAAGAATGAGACACACCATCACCTGCAAGCAGTAGTGCCAGTGGGAGCAGAGCCACAGCCACTATGACTCCACCACCATGGCTGAGTGGAGGGCTGCACTGGTCAGATGTATGGAAAAAGACAGATGCTCCACC from Chaetodon auriga isolate fChaAug3 chromosome 6, fChaAug3.hap1, whole genome shotgun sequence encodes the following:
- the LOC143321816 gene encoding LOW QUALITY PROTEIN: cocaine esterase-like (The sequence of the model RefSeq protein was modified relative to this genomic sequence to represent the inferred CDS: substituted 1 base at 1 genomic stop codon), translating into MTTMKFRAGQTFFIMTSVLFLCAAADLHVPEVHTKLGSLRGAYVSVKGKETGVHAYLGIPFAKPPIGPALRLAAPQPVEGWEGMRHATQQPPMCVQNKQLFYDLLDQMGMLLADVPDISEDCLYLNIYTPANRAPNAKLPVMVWIHGGAFIMGSASMFDGSALAAYQDVVVVLIQYRLGLLGFLSTGDEHLSGNFGLLDQIQALRWTQEHIHNFGGDPDLVTIFGQSAGGMSASLLLLSPLSHGLVHRAIAESGTAAIDVLVDPLPVTQMIANVSGCSLESTEKMAECIKNLDISAIVTIAQDEKLRYPINVDGHFLRKPVDELFHKHELLTVPFMTGVNDHEGGWILADLFAPPNWTEGMDREQFMNVISIFFPDPKHAIIRDLILDEYVGTGEDRVKNRDGFTEVIGDVMFTIPAIKAANAHRDAGASVYLYEYLHPPKFLQAKRPSFVRSDHGDEIFTVFAFCFTTTHVKLPEGACSEEEEQLSKTMMRYWGNFARTGSPNGKGLVHWPKYGAEEGYLEIGAKDQAAGQHLKKDQFVFFTQTLPEKIXQLSEKEPSEL